One window of the Candidatus Chryseobacterium colombiense genome contains the following:
- a CDS encoding ABC transporter permease: MLLYKLWRSFVKEILLLKRDIGGIVIIFVMPLLLIITITLIQDSTFKNLEGSKIPIIFIDNDKSEVSKNIKQELESSKTFELLTNFTEKSAQDAVFGGDYQMAIVIPKNLTKDINSNIDSKVQTIVSSFGLETDSSAVKKTVSKAKDIHLYFDPATNIGFKNNVMNAVNKMVFEIENKKIYKAFQDQLGTTENLEENKNLISFKEITPKKDNMDVMPNSVQHNVPAWALFAIFFIVVPLSINLVKEKSQGTSVRARISPTPYFIHILGKTFTYLIICIIQFLLMVAVGIYLFPYMDLPQFDVTGKMFQLIVVTLFSGLAAIGFGVLLGTVADTQEQSAPFGATSVVVLAAVGGIWVPVFLMPEFMQTIAKFSPMNWGLNAYYDIILRNSGIGGIAKEITFLFLFYVAMVAISLFYERKQNAV; the protein is encoded by the coding sequence ATGTTGTTGTATAAATTGTGGAGAAGTTTCGTTAAAGAAATCCTTCTGCTGAAAAGAGATATCGGAGGAATCGTCATTATTTTCGTGATGCCTTTATTGTTGATTATCACGATTACCCTGATTCAGGACTCTACGTTTAAAAATTTGGAAGGTTCAAAAATTCCAATTATTTTTATTGATAACGACAAATCAGAAGTTTCAAAAAATATAAAACAGGAACTCGAAAGCAGCAAAACATTCGAATTGCTGACCAATTTTACTGAAAAATCCGCTCAGGATGCTGTTTTTGGTGGCGATTATCAAATGGCAATTGTTATTCCTAAGAATTTAACAAAAGATATCAATTCAAATATTGATTCTAAAGTTCAGACCATCGTCAGTTCATTCGGTTTGGAAACAGATTCTTCCGCCGTGAAGAAAACGGTTTCAAAAGCGAAAGATATTCATCTGTATTTCGATCCGGCTACGAATATCGGCTTCAAAAACAATGTCATGAATGCCGTGAACAAAATGGTTTTTGAAATCGAAAACAAAAAGATTTACAAAGCTTTCCAGGATCAGCTGGGAACGACAGAAAATCTGGAAGAAAATAAAAACTTAATCAGCTTTAAAGAAATCACACCGAAAAAAGACAACATGGACGTCATGCCGAATTCCGTTCAGCACAACGTTCCGGCTTGGGCTTTATTTGCCATCTTCTTTATTGTGGTTCCTTTATCGATTAATTTAGTGAAAGAAAAAAGTCAGGGAACAAGTGTAAGAGCGAGAATCAGCCCGACTCCCTATTTTATCCATATTTTAGGAAAAACATTTACTTATCTTATTATTTGTATCATTCAGTTTTTACTGATGGTTGCGGTAGGAATTTACCTTTTCCCTTACATGGATTTACCACAGTTCGATGTTACAGGAAAAATGTTCCAGCTTATTGTTGTGACCCTATTTTCAGGTTTGGCAGCGATTGGTTTTGGTGTTTTATTGGGAACAGTAGCCGATACGCAGGAACAGTCTGCGCCGTTTGGGGCAACTTCGGTTGTTGTTTTGGCTGCTGTCGGCGGAATCTGGGTTCCGGTATTTTTAATGCCTGAATTTATGCAGACCATCGCCAAATTCTCTCCTATGAATTGGGGCTTGAATGCGTACTACGACATTATTTTAAGAAACAGCGGAATCGGCGGAATTGCCAAAGAAATCACTTTCTTATTTTTATTTTATGTAGCTATGGTCGCTATTTCATTATTTTACGAAAGAAAACAAAATGCAGTCTAA
- a CDS encoding dialkylresorcinol condensing enzyme DarA: MKKNILVLYYTQTGQLEDIVKNIARPFEDKKDEYHVTYYNIKMKKDFPFPWPNDVFFNTFPESYLQIPSEILPPSDEVLNTKYDLIIFGYQVWYLTPSIPIISFLKSSYAEKILKDTPVVTVSGTRNMWMFSQEKLKVYLKDMKARLVGNIALVDRHDNYTSVLTVIRWMIGGQKEKSGLLPAAGVSDEEINGSVKYGEIIEKHFSNNDLNTLQPDLVKNGAVEIRAFLVRVEKVGNKIFTIWSNLIMKKKEKRPLLIKFFKVYLMAAIWIISPIVLVLHLLTTPIFWFKRKKQREYLQGINLK, translated from the coding sequence ATGAAGAAGAATATACTTGTACTCTATTATACTCAGACAGGTCAACTCGAAGATATTGTAAAGAACATAGCCCGTCCCTTCGAAGATAAAAAAGACGAGTACCATGTTACTTATTATAATATTAAGATGAAAAAGGACTTTCCTTTTCCGTGGCCGAATGATGTATTCTTTAATACATTTCCTGAATCGTATTTACAGATCCCAAGTGAAATTCTTCCGCCATCCGATGAGGTATTGAACACAAAATATGATCTTATCATTTTCGGATACCAGGTTTGGTATTTAACACCTTCTATTCCTATCATTTCATTCTTAAAAAGCAGCTATGCAGAAAAAATTCTGAAAGACACTCCCGTTGTTACCGTTTCAGGGACAAGAAATATGTGGATGTTCTCTCAGGAAAAACTGAAAGTATATTTAAAGGACATGAAAGCCAGACTGGTAGGAAATATCGCTTTGGTAGACAGACATGACAATTACACAAGCGTATTGACCGTGATTCGCTGGATGATCGGCGGACAAAAAGAAAAGTCAGGACTGCTTCCTGCAGCAGGAGTTTCAGATGAAGAGATCAACGGATCGGTGAAGTATGGGGAAATTATCGAAAAGCATTTCAGCAATAATGATTTAAATACTCTTCAGCCGGATCTGGTAAAAAACGGTGCCGTGGAAATCCGCGCATTCCTGGTAAGAGTAGAGAAAGTAGGAAATAAAATTTTCACTATTTGGTCTAATCTTATCATGAAGAAAAAAGAGAAGCGACCATTGCTGATCAAATTCTTTAAGGTATATTTGATGGCTGCGATATGGATCATTTCACCTATCGTATTGGTTTTACACTTATTAACAACACCTATCTTTTGGTTTAAAAGAAAAAAACAGAGAGAATATTTACAAGGAATTAATTTAAAATAG
- a CDS encoding acyl-CoA thioesterase codes for MQSKENLTCTEEVRVRFNETDPLGIVWHGHYIVYFEDGREAFGRQHGLTYLDIQKAGYVTPIVKSTCEHFLPLKYGETFKIVTTFVNSNSAKLIYRYELFNEDNKLVCSGETIQVFLDSDNNLCLYNPEFFQAWKDKMGL; via the coding sequence ATGCAGTCTAAAGAAAATTTAACTTGTACAGAGGAAGTCCGCGTAAGGTTCAACGAAACAGATCCGTTGGGAATTGTCTGGCATGGACATTATATTGTGTATTTCGAAGACGGAAGAGAAGCTTTCGGAAGACAGCATGGCTTGACGTATCTTGATATTCAGAAAGCAGGTTACGTTACTCCCATCGTGAAAAGCACTTGTGAACATTTTCTTCCATTAAAATACGGGGAAACCTTTAAAATTGTAACTACTTTCGTGAATTCAAATTCTGCGAAATTGATTTACAGATACGAGCTTTTTAACGAAGACAATAAATTGGTCTGCTCAGGAGAAACCATTCAGGTTTTCCTGGATTCTGACAATAATTTATGCTTATATAATCCTGAGTTTTTTCAGGCCTGGAAAGATAAAATGGGATTATAA
- a CDS encoding MMPL family transporter: MHRFFIFLYYLISKNKILSVFTAVGIAVLCVFFASKINFEEDINQIIPKNEKSDLTAKVLKQLNFSDKIIVIIENKSKEDQFQLSETADSFLTQIEPLQKYIGSVQGKVNDNEISETFDFVNQNLPLFLNENDYIEIERKLQKDSIAKQVENNYVSLVSPTSLVTKDFIKKDPLGITFLGIKKLNALNISKDFKLEDNYIVTKDGKNLLLFIDPKNKSNDTKNNEAFVNQLNEIKNNLNKKFKGKTEISYFGSPVIAVANAQQIKKDIQNTVIISMTVLLLLLIYYFRNVFTPIIVFLPTVFSVLLALLILYFIKDKISAISLSVGAILVGITIDYALHILTHYKHNNNIEELYKEITQPIILSSATTAVSFLCLVFVRSEALKDLGLFAAITVILSSITALIIVPQLYKPKTKEKATNTNFIDKIGAYPYEKNKPLIIGCSVIILICLFGFRHVGFNEDIGDLNYIPEDLKISEAKLQKLSDITSKSIYTISYGNSESEALTRNSQLSQFLEKEKKEGKVLSYNSLGNIVLSKKDQQKKIENWKKFWDTHKKNQTISELIKNGNQFGFNSSAFNQFNENLNKSYSTLTLKDYEKVKALQISEFLSNENGFYTVSNVVKVDDKKRDAFIRDVEKKHDALAIDRQQMNENFLGLLKRDFNTLINYSLLAIIITIIIFFRNFELTVLTMFPIVLTGVVTAGILYFLGLELNIFSTVVCTLVFGVGDDFSIFLTQAMQKEHTTGKNELPTYRTSIILAVFTTVLSIGSLIFAKHPALHSLALVALIGMFSVIIITSTLYPFWFRLLITNRVKKGLSPITFRLFINSVFSFLYYGLGGLIFSAFGSIFAKKSKGRTLEIIKLILAKFLVSVLYTNPFVKKRLIRNPNEDFSKPAVIIANHTSFLDTLALAMANHKIIYLVNDWVYNSPIFGKMVKALGFYPVSQGIENGMDQLKEKVAQGYSLVVFPEAERSYTNDVKRFHKGAFYIAQEFGLDIVPVYIHGNSEVLPKGDFIIYDGAITVKIGERIPKDNLNFGKTYSERTKKINAYFRDEFSKLRNELEGENYFKKKLFLSFLYKDADVVKEVKEDFNKNKSVYFELNKHLPKDGNILHIADDYGQKDILLTLQQARRKISSFMTDPEKHEVAQHNYIVKQRKIKYITDFSEIDKEIDTLLISVDSFDLNRLKELPQKIIFICEENFSLEHENYTLEFSSASIKIYRHT; this comes from the coding sequence ATGCATCGTTTCTTCATATTTTTATATTATCTCATCTCAAAAAATAAGATTCTTTCTGTATTTACTGCAGTAGGAATAGCTGTTTTATGCGTTTTTTTTGCTTCGAAAATTAATTTTGAAGAAGATATCAATCAGATAATTCCTAAAAATGAAAAATCCGATCTTACGGCAAAAGTTCTCAAGCAACTTAATTTTTCAGATAAGATCATTGTCATTATTGAAAATAAATCCAAAGAAGATCAATTTCAGCTTTCAGAAACTGCCGATTCTTTTTTAACCCAAATTGAGCCTTTACAAAAATACATTGGCTCTGTTCAGGGAAAAGTAAACGATAATGAAATTTCGGAAACCTTCGATTTCGTCAATCAGAATCTTCCTTTATTTTTAAATGAAAACGATTACATAGAAATTGAGAGAAAACTCCAAAAAGACAGCATCGCAAAGCAGGTTGAAAATAATTATGTATCGCTTGTTTCCCCAACAAGTCTGGTCACTAAAGATTTCATAAAAAAAGATCCATTGGGAATCACTTTTTTAGGTATCAAAAAACTAAATGCATTAAATATCAGTAAGGATTTTAAGCTGGAAGACAATTATATCGTTACCAAAGACGGGAAAAACCTCCTTCTGTTCATCGATCCTAAAAACAAAAGCAACGACACCAAAAATAATGAAGCTTTCGTTAATCAATTAAATGAAATAAAAAACAACCTCAACAAAAAATTCAAAGGAAAAACAGAAATCAGCTATTTCGGCTCTCCGGTGATTGCTGTTGCCAATGCCCAGCAAATCAAAAAAGACATTCAGAATACAGTCATTATTTCTATGACGGTACTTTTACTTTTGCTGATTTATTATTTCAGAAACGTTTTCACCCCCATTATTGTTTTTCTTCCCACCGTTTTCTCCGTTCTATTGGCTTTGCTGATCTTATATTTTATTAAAGATAAAATTTCAGCTATTTCTTTAAGTGTAGGAGCTATATTAGTAGGAATTACCATCGACTATGCACTTCATATTTTAACACATTATAAGCATAATAACAATATTGAAGAGCTTTACAAAGAAATCACGCAACCTATTATTTTAAGTAGCGCTACAACGGCAGTTTCGTTTCTTTGTCTGGTTTTTGTACGTTCGGAAGCACTGAAAGACCTGGGACTTTTTGCAGCAATCACAGTTATTTTATCATCCATTACTGCACTGATCATTGTTCCTCAACTCTACAAACCGAAGACAAAAGAAAAAGCGACCAACACCAACTTTATCGATAAAATAGGTGCTTATCCTTATGAAAAAAACAAGCCTTTAATTATCGGCTGTTCCGTGATTATTTTGATCTGTCTTTTCGGTTTCAGACATGTAGGTTTTAATGAAGACATTGGAGATTTAAATTATATCCCTGAAGATCTAAAAATAAGTGAAGCCAAACTGCAGAAGCTTTCAGACATTACCTCAAAATCTATTTATACCATTTCTTACGGAAATTCAGAAAGCGAGGCCTTAACCAGAAACTCTCAGCTGAGTCAGTTTTTAGAAAAAGAAAAGAAAGAGGGAAAAGTTTTAAGCTACAACTCTCTCGGGAATATTGTTCTCTCGAAAAAAGACCAGCAAAAAAAGATTGAAAACTGGAAAAAATTCTGGGACACTCATAAGAAAAATCAAACGATTTCCGAACTGATCAAAAACGGAAACCAATTCGGATTCAACAGTTCGGCATTTAATCAGTTTAATGAAAATTTAAATAAAAGTTATTCTACCTTAACCTTAAAAGACTATGAAAAAGTAAAAGCTTTACAGATTTCTGAGTTTTTAAGCAACGAAAATGGGTTTTATACCGTTTCGAATGTTGTAAAAGTAGATGATAAAAAAAGAGATGCTTTCATCAGAGATGTTGAAAAAAAGCATGATGCTTTGGCGATTGACCGTCAACAAATGAATGAAAACTTTTTAGGTCTACTGAAAAGAGATTTTAATACCCTGATCAATTATTCTTTACTGGCCATCATTATAACAATTATCATTTTCTTCCGGAATTTTGAACTGACCGTCCTCACGATGTTTCCCATTGTTTTAACAGGAGTTGTGACCGCGGGAATTCTCTATTTTTTAGGATTAGAACTCAATATTTTCAGCACGGTTGTTTGTACTCTGGTTTTCGGAGTGGGAGATGATTTCAGCATCTTCCTTACACAGGCCATGCAGAAAGAACATACCACAGGAAAAAATGAACTGCCTACTTACAGAACCTCTATTATCCTGGCTGTTTTCACCACAGTACTTTCTATTGGTTCTTTAATTTTTGCCAAACATCCCGCATTACATTCTTTGGCTTTAGTCGCATTAATCGGAATGTTCTCTGTAATTATTATTACCTCAACTTTATATCCGTTCTGGTTTAGATTATTAATTACAAACAGGGTCAAAAAAGGTCTTTCACCGATTACCTTCAGATTATTTATCAATTCTGTCTTCTCCTTTTTATATTACGGATTGGGAGGATTAATTTTCTCTGCATTCGGAAGTATTTTTGCGAAAAAATCAAAAGGAAGAACTTTAGAGATTATCAAATTAATCTTAGCTAAATTTTTAGTTTCCGTTTTATATACCAATCCTTTTGTAAAGAAAAGATTGATAAGAAATCCTAATGAAGATTTCAGCAAACCTGCCGTAATCATAGCCAATCACACTTCTTTCCTTGACACTCTTGCATTGGCGATGGCCAATCATAAAATTATTTATCTGGTTAATGACTGGGTATATAATTCGCCTATTTTCGGAAAAATGGTAAAAGCTCTTGGATTTTATCCCGTTTCTCAAGGCATTGAAAATGGTATGGATCAATTGAAAGAAAAAGTAGCACAGGGTTATTCTTTAGTTGTATTTCCGGAAGCAGAACGTTCATATACCAATGATGTAAAAAGATTCCACAAAGGAGCATTTTATATAGCACAGGAATTCGGGTTAGATATTGTTCCGGTTTATATTCATGGAAACTCGGAAGTGCTTCCAAAAGGAGACTTCATTATCTATGACGGAGCTATTACTGTAAAAATCGGGGAACGAATTCCTAAAGACAATCTGAATTTTGGGAAAACATATTCTGAAAGAACAAAAAAGATCAACGCGTATTTCAGAGACGAATTTTCAAAACTCAGAAATGAATTAGAAGGTGAAAACTATTTTAAAAAGAAATTATTTTTAAGCTTTTTATACAAAGATGCTGATGTCGTAAAAGAAGTAAAAGAAGATTTTAACAAAAACAAATCGGTCTATTTTGAACTGAATAAACATCTTCCAAAAGACGGAAACATTCTTCATATTGCTGATGATTACGGTCAAAAAGATATTTTGCTTACATTGCAACAGGCACGCAGAAAGATATCCAGTTTTATGACTGACCCGGAAAAACATGAAGTTGCACAGCATAATTATATTGTAAAACAGAGAAAGATCAAATACATTACAGACTTCTCTGAAATTGACAAAGAAATTGATACTCTTTTGATCTCTGTGGATTCTTTTGATCTTAACCGTTTAAAAGAACTTCCTCAGAAAATTATTTTTATTTGCGAAGAAAATTTTTCTTTAGAACATGAAAATTACACCTTAGAATTCAGTTCAGCATCAATAAAAATATATAGACATACATAA
- a CDS encoding ABC transporter permease — MEIKEENIINIHNFLPHREPMLMADYILELTQEKVITSFEIKEDNVFVHNNEFVEAGLIENLAQTCSSILGQSFFENPDADTKVIGFITNIKKIEVFALPKVGDKIISKASLISQFENICHIFCETFNNDELLIRAEINLFIQEVKH; from the coding sequence ATGGAAATCAAGGAAGAAAATATCATCAATATCCACAACTTTTTGCCACATCGCGAACCGATGTTAATGGCGGATTATATCTTGGAATTAACCCAGGAAAAAGTGATCACTTCCTTTGAGATAAAAGAAGATAATGTTTTTGTTCACAATAATGAATTCGTTGAAGCAGGTTTGATCGAAAATCTAGCACAGACCTGTTCATCCATTCTCGGACAAAGTTTCTTCGAAAATCCTGATGCAGACACGAAGGTCATCGGTTTCATCACCAACATTAAGAAAATTGAAGTTTTCGCCTTACCGAAAGTGGGTGATAAGATCATTTCAAAAGCTTCTTTGATTTCTCAGTTTGAAAATATCTGCCATATCTTCTGTGAGACATTTAACAATGATGAATTGTTGATACGGGCTGAAATTAATTTGTTTATTCAAGAAGTAAAACACTAA
- a CDS encoding ABC transporter ATP-binding protein translates to MSNFIIEIKNLYKKYKNAEEFSVNNISLNIEKDEIYGILGPNGAGKTTLISMLSGLIKPTSGSFKINGLSPQKDGFKLRQIIGIVPQEYALYPTLTAKENLMFFGSLYGLSHKNLKNAIDESLEIMGLSKFADKKVEQFSGGMKRRCNLIAGTLHNPKVLFLDEPTVGVDVQSKKAIIDYLLDLNKKGTCIIYTSHHLSEAEEFCTKIAIIDHGKIHAVGTPEELVNRVASAENLEDVFISLTGKELRDVVV, encoded by the coding sequence ATGTCAAATTTCATCATCGAAATAAAAAATCTTTACAAAAAGTACAAAAATGCAGAAGAGTTTTCTGTAAATAATATCTCGTTGAATATTGAAAAAGACGAAATCTACGGAATTCTCGGTCCAAACGGAGCCGGAAAAACAACGTTAATTTCCATGCTTTCGGGTTTAATAAAGCCTACATCGGGAAGTTTTAAAATCAATGGATTGTCTCCTCAAAAAGATGGTTTCAAACTAAGACAGATCATTGGAATCGTTCCTCAGGAATACGCTTTATACCCAACCTTGACCGCCAAAGAAAATCTGATGTTCTTTGGAAGCCTGTATGGTTTAAGCCATAAAAATTTAAAAAATGCTATTGATGAATCTTTGGAGATCATGGGTTTATCAAAATTTGCAGATAAAAAAGTAGAACAGTTTTCAGGAGGGATGAAGCGCCGCTGCAATCTGATCGCGGGAACGCTGCATAATCCGAAAGTTTTATTTTTGGACGAACCAACCGTAGGCGTTGATGTTCAGTCTAAAAAAGCTATCATTGATTATCTTTTGGATCTGAATAAAAAAGGAACCTGTATTATTTATACTTCGCATCACCTTTCGGAAGCGGAGGAATTTTGTACAAAAATTGCTATCATCGACCACGGAAAAATCCATGCTGTTGGAACTCCCGAAGAATTGGTGAACCGGGTGGCAAGTGCCGAAAATTTAGAAGATGTTTTCATTTCATTAACCGGAAAAGAATTAAGAGATGTTGTTGTATAA
- a CDS encoding beta-ketoacyl-ACP synthase III, whose protein sequence is MYDVFITKASKYLPNEPVSNDEMETYLGYINGAKSKAKALILRNNKITTRYYALDKEGNPTHTNAQITAKAIEGLFDENFKKEDMKLLSVGTTSPDQIQPSHASMVHGELNIGRSIEINTATGLCNSGMNALNYGFLSVKAGVQEKAVCAGSERMSAWMTADKFNHEAENLILLEERPIIAFKREFLRWMLSDGAGAFLLENKPRENATNLKVEWIDFYSYAHEIEACMYAGCEKQEDGSLKSWADYPSDEWLKQSIFALKQDTKILDKYILVKGAESLRSSFDKHQLDPEAVDHVLAHISSGYFKEGLKEEFANVGLDFPWEKWFYNLSEVGNIGAGSIFIALEQLMNSGKLKKGEKVLLCVPESGRFAYSCALLTVC, encoded by the coding sequence ATGTACGACGTATTTATAACAAAAGCATCAAAATACTTACCCAATGAGCCGGTTTCTAATGACGAAATGGAAACGTATCTTGGTTATATAAATGGCGCAAAATCTAAAGCAAAAGCCCTTATTTTAAGAAATAATAAAATCACGACAAGATATTACGCTTTAGACAAAGAAGGAAATCCTACTCATACGAATGCTCAGATCACAGCAAAAGCGATTGAGGGACTATTTGATGAAAATTTCAAAAAGGAAGACATGAAATTATTATCTGTAGGAACTACATCTCCCGATCAGATTCAGCCTTCGCACGCTTCAATGGTTCATGGTGAGCTCAACATCGGAAGATCTATTGAAATTAATACCGCAACAGGACTTTGCAACTCAGGGATGAATGCCCTGAACTACGGATTCCTTTCCGTGAAAGCAGGAGTTCAGGAAAAAGCTGTTTGTGCAGGCTCTGAAAGAATGTCGGCCTGGATGACTGCAGATAAATTCAATCATGAAGCAGAAAATCTAATTTTGCTTGAAGAGAGACCAATCATCGCCTTCAAAAGAGAATTCCTGAGATGGATGCTTTCAGACGGAGCCGGAGCTTTCTTGCTGGAAAACAAACCAAGAGAAAATGCGACCAATTTAAAAGTAGAATGGATCGATTTCTATTCATACGCTCACGAGATCGAAGCTTGTATGTACGCTGGCTGCGAAAAGCAGGAGGACGGAAGCCTGAAATCCTGGGCAGATTATCCATCAGACGAATGGCTGAAGCAATCCATCTTTGCATTAAAGCAGGACACAAAAATTTTAGATAAATATATTCTGGTAAAAGGTGCGGAAAGTTTAAGATCATCTTTCGACAAACACCAGCTTGATCCGGAGGCTGTTGATCATGTTTTGGCCCATATCTCTTCAGGATATTTTAAAGAAGGTTTAAAAGAAGAATTTGCCAATGTCGGCTTGGATTTTCCTTGGGAAAAGTGGTTCTATAATCTTTCTGAAGTTGGAAACATCGGAGCGGGATCTATTTTTATCGCTTTAGAACAATTAATGAATTCAGGAAAACTGAAAAAAGGAGAAAAAGTACTTCTTTGTGTTCCTGAGAGTGGAAGATTCGCGTATTCTTGTGCTTTATTAACGGTTTGCTAA
- a CDS encoding beta-ketoacyl synthase N-terminal-like domain-containing protein, which yields MKKEVYITDYNCVTPLGFDVSSNWNALLEGKSGVALHKIIENQKPFYASMIASEKLNEEFNRFFDGDQKSEIRRLANDNVSFTRLEKMFLLSLKPLVEKHHISDETAFILSTTKGNISLLKNQQTLPEGVFLSSLAQKIADYFGFKTKPIVVSNACVSGVMAIAIAKNIIQAGKYKDAFVIAGDEISEFVISGFNSFQAIGTEICKPYDKNRDGINIGEATAAVYITSCHWLNAESSISDEGRISQNEKFSFKILGDSAINDANHISGPSRTGDGLFASIKNAVTEANISAEKIDFISAHGTATIYNDEMEAIAFNRMELQNVPLNSMKGYYGHCLGASGLLESIISMESALKNILIPSKNFEETGTSQPLNIIKENQPAEIKYILKTASGFGGCNAAIVLEKC from the coding sequence ATGAAGAAGGAAGTTTACATTACAGATTACAACTGCGTCACACCTTTAGGTTTTGATGTTTCTTCGAATTGGAATGCCCTTTTGGAAGGAAAATCAGGCGTAGCTTTACATAAAATCATAGAAAATCAGAAGCCTTTTTATGCTTCCATGATTGCTTCTGAGAAATTAAATGAAGAATTTAATAGATTCTTCGACGGAGATCAGAAATCGGAGATTCGGCGTTTAGCCAATGACAACGTAAGCTTCACAAGGCTTGAAAAAATGTTCTTGCTAAGCTTAAAACCTTTGGTTGAAAAACATCATATTTCAGACGAAACCGCTTTTATTTTATCAACTACAAAAGGGAATATCAGCTTATTAAAAAACCAACAGACTTTACCGGAAGGCGTTTTTCTTTCCAGTTTAGCTCAAAAAATTGCTGATTATTTTGGATTTAAAACAAAACCAATTGTTGTTTCCAATGCCTGTGTTTCTGGAGTAATGGCGATTGCTATTGCAAAAAATATAATTCAGGCAGGAAAATATAAAGATGCTTTTGTCATTGCGGGAGACGAAATTTCAGAATTTGTGATTTCTGGATTTAATTCTTTTCAAGCCATTGGAACAGAAATTTGCAAACCCTACGACAAAAACCGTGACGGAATCAATATTGGTGAAGCCACGGCTGCAGTTTATATAACAAGTTGTCATTGGCTAAACGCCGAATCTTCGATTTCTGACGAAGGAAGAATCTCACAAAACGAAAAATTTAGTTTTAAAATTTTAGGAGACTCTGCCATTAATGATGCTAATCATATTTCCGGACCTTCAAGAACCGGTGACGGATTGTTTGCAAGCATCAAAAATGCAGTGACAGAAGCCAATATCTCAGCAGAAAAAATAGATTTTATTTCTGCACACGGAACAGCAACCATATACAACGACGAAATGGAAGCCATCGCTTTCAACCGAATGGAATTACAAAATGTTCCTCTAAATAGCATGAAAGGTTATTATGGACATTGTTTGGGAGCATCGGGATTGTTAGAAAGCATTATTTCAATGGAAAGTGCTTTGAAGAATATTTTAATTCCGTCTAAAAATTTCGAAGAAACGGGAACTTCTCAACCTTTGAATATTATTAAAGAAAACCAACCTGCAGAAATCAAATATATTTTGAAAACGGCTTCAGGTTTTGGCGGGTGTAATGCAGCCATTGTTTTGGAAAAATGTTAA
- a CDS encoding BtrH N-terminal domain-containing protein, giving the protein MKLNFEHHQTAHCENGVASNLLLNKGLNLSEPMIFGIGSGLFFVYLPFLKVNFAPGFSYRPMPGAIFSKAAKRLGIKIKRIKFSNPAEAQKALEKNLENNIPTGLQVGVFNLTYFPEEYKFHFNAHNLVVYGKEDGKFLISDPVMDYTTTLTESELEKVRYAKGALPPKGHMYYPTYIPENVNLEEAIKKGIKDTCKNMLAPVPIIGVKAMRWVAKSIPKWAAKKGTKTTNHYLGQLIRMQEEIGTGGGGFRFIYGAFLQEAAVILKNDELRKLSKEITAIGDLWRDFAVDIARVYKNRNSKSDIYNQLSKTMLHIADLEEAFYKKLRKAI; this is encoded by the coding sequence ATGAAACTTAATTTCGAACACCATCAGACCGCACATTGCGAAAACGGTGTTGCCTCTAATTTACTGTTAAACAAAGGGTTAAATCTCAGCGAACCCATGATCTTCGGAATCGGTTCCGGATTGTTCTTTGTATATCTTCCTTTTTTAAAAGTGAATTTCGCTCCCGGTTTCAGTTATCGCCCGATGCCCGGTGCGATTTTCAGCAAAGCGGCAAAAAGACTGGGAATAAAAATTAAAAGAATTAAATTCTCAAATCCGGCAGAAGCTCAGAAAGCGCTGGAAAAAAATTTAGAAAATAATATCCCGACGGGGCTTCAGGTCGGCGTTTTTAACCTTACCTATTTCCCTGAAGAATATAAATTCCACTTCAACGCTCACAACTTAGTTGTTTACGGAAAAGAAGACGGAAAATTCCTGATCAGTGATCCTGTGATGGATTACACCACTACGCTTACCGAATCCGAACTGGAAAAAGTAAGATATGCAAAAGGCGCTCTTCCGCCAAAAGGTCATATGTACTACCCTACTTACATTCCCGAAAATGTAAATCTGGAAGAAGCGATCAAAAAAGGAATTAAAGATACCTGCAAAAATATGTTGGCTCCCGTTCCTATTATTGGAGTAAAAGCCATGCGTTGGGTAGCCAAAAGCATCCCGAAATGGGCGGCAAAAAAAGGAACAAAAACGACCAATCATTATTTGGGACAATTGATCAGAATGCAGGAAGAAATCGGAACCGGAGGCGGTGGTTTCAGATTCATTTACGGAGCTTTCTTACAGGAAGCTGCGGTGATCCTTAAAAATGATGAATTGAGAAAGCTTTCTAAAGAAATTACAGCAATCGGTGATCTTTGGAGAGATTTTGCGGTGGATATCGCACGTGTTTACAAAAACAGAAACTCGAAAAGTGATATTTACAACCAGCTATCAAAAACAATGCTTCATATTGCAGATCTGGAAGAAGCTTTCTATAAAAAACTGAGAAAAGCGATCTAA